The following DNA comes from candidate division WOR-3 bacterium.
AAAAGATCGCTGGAACAGATACAAAACCGAGACTGAAAGCCCCGGATTGAGCAATTTCCTTTGCACTTGCAAGTCCAAAGAAGGCACAAGCTGCTGGAATTGCTATTGACCCTCCAAGAACAACTTCAGCAAATTCATTTAAAGAAGCTGTTGAAAGACCTGAAAGGGCAATATCATCTTTTTCCTTTAAATAACTGGCATAGGTTAATATTGCTCCCATTCCAACACTCAGGGTAAAAAAAATCTGTCCTGCTGCTGAAAGCCACACATTTGGATTCAAAAGAGAAGAAAAATCAGGGTTCCATAAGAAACCGAGACCGTCAAGGACTGATACACTCGGGTCAACAGGGGAACCAAGTGTTAATACCCTTATAGCAAGTATTACTGCGAATAAAAATAAAGTTGGCATAGCAAGTTTAGCAAAAGCTTCAATACCACCTGATATTCCCTTTGCAAGAATAAAAATATTTAAAAAAAATGTTAAAAGGAAAATTAAATAAGCATAAAGAGAAGGTTTCAAAAATATCGGAGAATCACTATTAAACCCCGCATAATTTGATAAAAAGGTCCCAAAAATTTTATTTATCTCTTCAAAATTTGCACCTTCAGGAACTTTTGGTAATTTTCCAAAAAGGGAGCAAAAGGCATAACCAAGGGTCCATGACTCAATGTAGACATAATAAATAACTATTGCAATAGGTCCTGCAAGTCCAATAACACCAAGATACTTTGCAAAAGGGTTTCTCCATAGCTTGTCAAACATACCAGGGGATGTTCCGTGCCCAAATTTTCCTCCATACCTTCCGATAGCCCATTCAACCCACATAAGAGGTATGCCTAAGAGCAGAAGAGAAATAAAGTAGGGTATCATAAAAGCTCCACCCCCATTTTTAGCAGCCTGAACAGGAAACCTCAGGAAATTACCCAACCCCACAGCATTACCAGCCATTGCTAAAATAAGACCAATCCGTGTAGCCCACCGCTGCCTTGAGTTCATAGTGAATAATATAAGAAAAATAAAAGTCTAATATCAAAAAATTCTGATTTATATGAGTTATAATTCTTTTTTATTTTCAAAGTCCTTATAGGCTTTTTTTCTCACTTTCTCCATTTCAAATGACTTTCCTAAAACTTTACATTTTTCCTTTATTTAAGCCTTTAGTTCCTACCTTTAAGCCCTAAATTTATTGAGTATTTTTTAATCTGAAATTGAGTAAAATGTGAAGACTTGAAAAAATATTTTTTATAAATTATTATTAGAATGAAAATATTATCAAAATGAAAATAAAATTTATTGACAGGTGTATAATAATTATGCTTGCCTCTAAAAAAATTCATGGTTATTCTCTTTATAGAGAATTTAAAGATGCAGGATTTGATATATCCATGGTTAATTTTTATAAAAAATTAAAAAAACTTGAAAATATGGGTCTTATAAGTTCAGAATGGAGAATAGTAAATGGAAGACCCAGAAAAGTTTATTACCTTACTGAAAAAGGGGAAAAAAAACTTAAAGCTTGTAAGGAAAATTTAAAAAAATTTTTATTTAAGATAAAGGGTTCAATTCCCTTTTAAAAAAGGAGAAAATCTATGGCACTTTTAAGAGATGAAGATAAAAGGGAAATAAAAAAATATTTTAACGAAAGATTAAAAGATGAGGTGAAACTTTTAATCTTTACTCAGAAAATAAATTGCAGGTTTTGTAATGAAACAGAGGAACTTTTAAAAGAAATAGCAGAATTATCGGATGGTAAAATTATTCTTGAGATTAAAAATTATGCGATTGATAAAGAGGATGCTTTTAAATATGGAATTGATAAAGTTCCTGCCATAGTTATTCTTGATAAAGACGGAAATGATAAGAGAATAAGATTTTTTGGAATACCAGCAGGTTATGAGTTTGCTTCTCTTTTAGAAGCAATAAGTATGGTCTCAAGAGGTGATTCCGGTTTAAGTGAAGAAATTAAAGAAAAAATAAGAGAGATAGATAAAGATATGCATCTGCAGGTTTTTGTTACACCTTCCTGTCCTTATTGTCCTCAAATGGTAGTTCTATCTCATAAATTTGCCTTTGAAAATGAAAAAATAAGAGGGGATATGATTGAAGTATCGGAATTTCCTGAACTTGCAGAACTTTATGAGGTTATGGGTGTTCCCAAAACAGTGATAAACAATAAGACATTCATTGAGGGTGCAGTATCTGTAAAAGATTATTTAAGAAGAATTCTTGAAGTTTTAAATTCTTAAAAATATGTTTTTAATCAAAAAAGAGTTTTTTTAACCCCTTTTCTTCTTTTCTTTTTACGTCAATGTTCCCCTTTATAAGAAACATTTCAATTGTATTACATACTTTTGAAGATATTAAATGTCCCCCTTTTACTTTTCTATCCCTTGTAGAAACTGTAATATGAAAGTGATATGGGGGTTGGGTGGAAGGTGTTATAACACCTGAAATTCCTAAAAGTTCCGATGGTTCCTTTTCTTCATGAATTTCATATTCTTTTCCATTCCAGAATCCCATTTTAATTTCTTTTACCATACCAAGGGCAGATACAACAGTCATTATTTTCTCTTTTTTAAATTCCTGAATAAATCTATCTATATTTTGAATAAAATCCTCCCCATCATCCATTATTAAAATAATAAAATTTCCATCGTCTTTAAATTTCATTTTATTTTAAAATTTTATTTAAAAAGCTTTTCTTTTTTCTATTAAAAGAAAAAAATTGAGCTAAAATACAAAAGATTTTATGAGAAAAGAAGACCATACAGGAACATTTTGTAGTATAAAATCCTTGTAATCTTATTGAGCAAGAAAAATTAAATATTTTTAAGTTGAATTTAATGAGAAAATTTCAAAAACTTATGCAAACATTATAAAATGGATGTTTATATTCTGGGTAGGACAGATAGGTGTTATGACTTTAATATTTTTTACCTTTTTAAAATTCATTAGATAATTTAAGATTGAAAAAGAAAAAAGAGTTGTAAATAAAATGATGGTTTTTAGGCAGTAGTGAACAGGATGGATACAACTTAATCTGCAAAATTAACCCCTAATAAATTTCCCTATCTTGGGCAAAAAATTCAATATTGTTATGTTATTCTACATTAAATTGTAAGTTAAAAACCTTTTAATTTATTCTTTATATATGAAAAAAAGGGTTCACCTTTTCATTTCAGGCAGAGTTCAGGGTGTTTTTTACAGGGCATTTACAAAAGAAAAAGCAGATTTCTATGGCATTAAAGGATGGGTTAGAAATCTAAGAGATGGAAGAGTTGAAGCAGTGGGTCAAGGTGAAGAAGAATTGTTAAAAGAATGGATAAAGGACCTTTGGAAAGGACCTGAGCTTGCAATTGTTAAAGAAATAAAAGAAGAATGGTCAGATAACCTTGAAAATTTTCCCGATTTTGAAATAAGATACTTTTAAAAAAATAAATGAATGTTTATAAATTTTTCATAAAAGACCTTTTCTCTGAAACTTTAAAAGATTATCTTGAAATAGCAAAAGAACTTGGATTAAAAAATTTGGAAAATATAGAAGAATACAGAATTCTGTGGATAAAAAGCTCTGAAAAAAAAGAAATAATTGAAAAAATACTCTTAGAATGGATAATTGATGAAAATGAAGAAAAAATTCTTTTTCTAAATAACACAGATAACTCCTATGAAATCACTTATCACTTTGGAGTTAAGGATCCTGAAGCAGAAGAAATAGAAAGAATTTTTAAGGAAAGAGGAGTTTCTATTAATGTTAAAAGAGGTAAAAAAATAATAATTAAAGGTAATTTAAATGAAAAAGAAATTGAATACTTCTCCAAAAAAGCCCTTTACAATCCGATAGTCGAAATTTTTGATAAAGAAATAATTAACCCATTTTTTGAGCCCTCTGAAATAGAACCTGAAAATGAAATTGTTGAAATAAGAAATCTTAACACTAAAAACTTAATCAAACTTTCAAAGGAAAAACACTTCTATTTACTTAAAAATGAAATGAAATTAATAAGAGATTATTACAGAAAAATTAAAAGGGAACCAACCTTAATTGAACTTGAAACTTTTGCCCAGATGTGGTCTGAACACTGTGTCCATAAAACCTTTAAGGGAGAAATAATCTATGGAAATAGAAAAATTTCCTTATTAAATGAAATCAAAAAAATATCAGAAAAAAATAGAAAAAAATTTTGCCAGGTTCTTTTTAAAGATAATGCTGGAATTTTTAAATTTGATAAAAATATTTCAATATGTGCAAAGGTTGAAACCCATAACCACCCCTCTGCTCTTGAACCTTACGGTGGAGCATCAACAGGTATTGGTGGGGTTATAAGAGATATACTTGGAGCAGGACTGGGAGCAAAACCAATAGCAAATATTGATGTCTTTTGCGTTGGCAACCTTGATACCCAACATGAAGAACTTCCAGAAGGAATACTCCATCCTAAAAGAATCTTAAAAGGTGTTGTAAAAGGTGTTGAGGATTACGGAAACAGGATGGGAATACCAACAGTTTGTGGTGCTGTTATCTATGAAAAAGAATACCTAACAAATCCCCTTGTCTTCTGTGGCACAATAGGTATATTGCCTTCTAAATTTGTAAGAAAAAAAGTTAAACCCGGTAACTTTATAATCCTTGCAGGTGGAAAAACTGGAAAAGATGGTATACATGGAGCAACTTTTTCTTCATCGGAACTTACAGAAACTTCCGAAGAAGTTCATATTTCAGCAGTTCAGATCGGTGACCCGATAACAGAAAAAAAACTTCTTGATGCTATCCTTGAAGCAAGAGAAAAGAAACTCTTTAATTTCATAACTGATGTAGGAGGTGGTGGACTCTCCTCTGCAATAACAGAAAATGTTTATCCTTTTGGTGCAGAAATTCATCTTGACAGGGTTCCTTTAAAGTACAAGGGACTTTCACCAAGAGAAATATGGATTTCTGAATCACAGGAAAGAATGATTCTTTTTGCTGATAAAAAAAATATTCTAAAATTAAGAGAAATTTTTGAAAAACACAATGTTGAATTAACTATTTTAGGAGAAGTCAAAAAAGACGGTAAATTAAAACTCTTATACAATAATAAAATTTTTGGTGAAATTGATATTAAGTTTATACATGAAAAAAGACCTATAATAAAAAGAAAAGTAGAAAAATTAAAAATAAAGGAAATAAAATTTATTACAAGAGAATTAAGTCTAAATGAAATCAAGGAAATTTGCTTAAAAATTATATCTTTACCCAACATAAGGTCAAAAGAAGAAATAATAAAAAGATATGACCATGAAGTTCAGGGAAAAACTTTTAAAAAACCATTAGAGGGAAAAATATTTAAATCTCCTTTTGATGGCAGCATAATTAAACCTATCAGAGATTCAAAAAAAACACTCGCAATCTCTCTTGGAATTAAGCCCTCTTATTCAAGAATTTCTCCCTTTTATTCAGCCCTGAATGCTGTTGATGAAGTAATAAGAAGTCTTATAAGTAAAGGAGTAAACCCAAATAAAATTGTTTTACTTGACAATTTCTGTTTTGCAAGTCCAGAGGATAAAAGAACTCTTCAGGAGATCGTGGAATCTGTTCTTGGAGCAATAGAAGGAGCAAAATTTTATAAAGTTCCTTTTATTTCAGGTAAAGATTCCCTATATAATGAATTTAAGGCAAAAAATAAGAAATATAAAATTTTACCAACAACACTTATAACAGGAATTGGAATAGTTGATGATGAAAAAATAGTTCCCTCTTCTTATTTCAAAAACATAAATAACCCTGTATATGTTGTTGGAAAAACTAACTTAGAAGAAATTGGTGGAAGTGAATTTTTAAAAATCAAAAAAATCTATAAAAAAGGTATTGTTCCGAAAGTTTATCCCAAAAAATTTCTTAAACTCTACAATAAAATTTACCTATCTTTAAAAAAAGGAATCTTTGAATCAACTCATGATGTAAGTGAAGGTGGCATATTTAATGCTTTAAGTGAAATGTGTTTTGCTCTCAAAAGGGGAATTGATATTGATCTTAAAAGTATCAAAAGACCTGATCTGTTTTTATTTTCAGAATCAGCAGGTAGAATTATAGTAGAGGTTAAAAAAGAAAGAGAAAAAGAATTTTTACTTACTTTTAAAAATTTACCTATCTATAAACTGGGAAAAATAAATGAAAGCGGAATAATTAGGATAATAACAAGAAAAGGAGAAATTGAATTAAAGGTAGAAGAACTTTATAAAGAATATTCAAAATCACCCTTTTTGCCATGATTAAAAGGGCTCTTGTTCTATCTGATGCTTCATCTACTCATACTTGGAACTGGATAGAAGGTTATAAATCTCTTGGCTATAAAGTTTACCTTTTATCCTTTGAAGAACCCCTTTTAAATATAGATAGTTTGGAAGATTTCATCAAAATTAATTCAAGATTCAAACCTTCTTTCCCAAGATACCTTTTAGGAGCAAATATTGTGAAAAATTTCATACATAAAATAAACCCTGATATAATCTTTGCTCATTTTATACCAAATTACGGATTTTTATCATACCTTCAGGGAGAAAAACCTTTTGTCCTTTTTTGTTGGGGAAGTGATCTTATAAAAGTTGCTTTTAAATCAGTTATACATAAACTAATTTCTAAAAGAATTTTTAATAAAGCAAAACTCATAGTAGTTGATGCTAAATTTATGAAAGAGATAATTGTAACTAAATTCAAAATAAATTCAGAAAAAATTATAATAATACCTTTCGGTTTAAATAGAAAATTAAGAGAAAGGGGGAAAAATATTAAAAAAGATGATAAAAGAGCTATCCTTTTTACAAATAGAAAGCTGGAAAGAATTTATAATCCCTTTGTAATTATAGATGCCCTTTCAAAAATTCAAAACAAGAATTTTAAACTTATATGGATAGCAAGGGGTTCTCTCGAAAAAAAGGTAAAGGAAATGGTATATAGAAAGGGAATCTTTGATAAGGTTGAATTTCTTGAATTTCAGGAAAGAGAAAATCTATATAAATTGCTTGAAAAATCCGATATATATTTGTCCTCATCCCTTTATGACGGGACAAGTGTTTCATTACTTGAAGCAATGTGTTTCGGTCTTTTTCCTGTAGTTTCTGATATTCTTGGAAACAGAGAATGGATTCTTGATGGGGTGAACGGTTTTCTTTTTGATCCTTTAAACCCAGAAGAACTCAGTAAAAAAATAAATGAAGCCATTGATAATAAAAACTTAAGAATTAAAGCAAGAGAAATAAACAAAAATATTATAGAAATGAAAGCAAACTGGGAAGATAATTTAAAAAAGTTTTATGATAAAATAAAAAATATATGAAAAAAAACTTTGGAATTTTTCTTCTTGTTGTTTCAGTTTATATCTTGATTTCTCTTTTACCTTTAAATCCAAATTTAGGAGGAGATTTTGGTGAAATTATTAAAAAAATTTTTTTTAAAGAATTTGGAATTATTTATTCCTTTTCAATAACATTCTTTTTATTGGGACTTTCCCTTTTTTTAATTAATGAAAAATTTAAAAAATTATTCTTTACCTTAACCCTCTATTTTTTACTTTTACCTTTTGGGTTATTTTTTATCTTTGAGGGGCTTATTGAAAAAAATACAAAAATATTCTTTTTTTACAAAAAAATAAGGGAGCTTTTTAATGTATATCCTTTAGTTATCATCTTATTCCTTCTTGTTTCACCTTTTTATATGTATTTAAAGAACTTAAAAATTAAAAAAAAGATAAAATTAGAGCCAAAAATTAAAGAAAAAAAGAAAGAAAAAAAAATTGAAATTAAGGAAAAAGAAGAAAATAAAGAAGAATCAACAAAAGAAATCAAAATTGATAAAGAAAAATTATTGCAGATTTTTAAAGTAGAGGAAATAAAAACTGAATTAAAAAAACAGGAACTGGAAGAAGAAGCAAAAAAAATAAAAGAAAAACTTGAAGAATTTGGAATAAAAGGAGAAATTAAGGAAATTCACCCTGGACCATTTATTACCCTTTATGAATTTGAGCCTGAAAAGGGAATTCAGATTAAAAGAATTAAAAATCTTTCAGAAGACCTTGCATTAAGAATGAAATCTTCAAGAGTTAGAGTTGTAACTCCATTGCCTGATAAAGGCACAGTAGGTATAGAAGTCCCAAATAGAAAAAATATAACACTACGAATTGGAAACCTTTTAAATTCAAAAAACTTTTTTAAAACAAGTTTATTAACAATACCTTTTGGAGTCACAACAGATGGTAACCCATATTTTGCTGATCTTACAAAAATGCCACACCTTCTTATTGCAGGCGCAACAGGAAGCGGAAAATCTGTTTTTATAACCTCAATAATTGTCTCAATAATAATAAAATCAGACCCAAATGAAGTAAAACTCCTCCTTATTGATCCAAAAAGGGTTGAACTTTCAAGATTTGAAGGAATACCTTATCTTTTAACAAATGTTATAAACGACAGAAAAAAGGCTATTGATATTCTAAAACTTGCTACAAACTGGATGGAAGAAAGATATAAAATATTCGCAAAAGAAGGTGTAAGAGATATAGAAAGTTATAATAAAAAGAAAAAGGAGAAAATGGCTTATATAGTTATAATTGTTGATGAATTTGCAGATCTCATGTTAACAGAAAAAAATAAAATTGAATACTCCATAACAAGACTTGCCCAGATGGCAAGAGCTGTTGGAATACATTTAATTATTGCTACACAGAGACCATCTGTTGATGTTATAACAGGTATAGTTAAGGCTAATTTTCCCGTAAGGGCTTCCTTCAGGTTACCAACAATAACAGATTCAAGAACAATACTCGATGTTTCAGGAGCCGAAAAACTTCTTGGAAGCGGTGATATGCTTTTTGTTCCTCCAGGAAAAGGTGAACCTATAAGACTTCACGGACCCTTTGTTTCTGATGAAGAAGTGGAGGAACTTGTAAAAAGAATTATAATTCCTTATTTCACAAAAAGATTTAAGGAAATAACAGGTAAAAAAATAAGTCCTGAGAAAACTGAAATTTTATATGAAAAGGGGCTAATTCCCTTTATAACAGGTCAGAGAATTGAAGCCATTGAGGAAACAAAGGAGCACATATTCAATTTAATGAAGGAATACTTATCAAATATTGAAGAATTCGAGGAAAGTTTAAATCTTCTAAGAGAAAATTACTATGAAAAACTAAGTGATATAACTTTTGAAAATGAAGAAGAAGGTATAGAACTGATTGATATTGAAGGTAAAAAGGTTGATTCTCTCATTAAGGAAGCTGCTTATATAGTTGTTTCAAGTAAAAAAGCATCAGCAACCCTTCTTCAAAGAAAATTAAATATAGGTTTTCCAAGGGCTGCGAAAATCATTGATCAATTAGAAGAACTCGGCATAGTAGGACCTTCTGAGGGATCAAAGCCAAGAAAAGTTCTTGTTTCCCTTGAAGAGCTTTCAAAACTGTTGAAATCTTGAAAATACTTTTAACAGGCGCAACTGGAATGCTTGGAAATAAAATTCTTGAAAAGATAGATTATGATTTTATAAAACCTGACAGGAAATCTCTCGATTTATCAAAACCTGAAGAACTTATAAATTTTTTAAAAAAATTACCTGAAGTTGATGGAATCTGGCATATTGGAGCTTATACTGATGTAGAAAAAGCTGAAATTGATGAGGAGAACTGCTACCTTGTTAACTGGATATCAACCAAAATTCTTACTGAATTTTCAATTAGAAAAAACATAAGGATTCTATATATAAGCACCGATTATGTATTTGATGGTTTTAAAAATAGCCCGTATAAGGAGTGGGATAAAACAAATCCCTTAAATGTCTATGGGAAAAGTAAACTCTTTGGAGAAAAAGAAGTTTTGAGGAATAAAGAAGGTCTTGTTATAAGAACATCATGGCTTTTTGGTGAAAAAGGAAAAAATTTTGTTACAAAAATAATAGAAAAAGCAGAAAAGGAAAAAGAGCTAAAAGTTGTAATTGATCAATGTGGTTGTCCCACTTATACTGAGGATCTTGCTCTGGCACTAAAGATGTTGTGGGAAAATAATGAGTCGGGAATATTCCACTTTTCAAATAGAGATGAAGTATCTTGGTTCGAATTTGCAAAAGAAATTCTCAATTTACTTGGTATAAAAAAATATATTAAACCAGTCTTACAAGAAGAACTCAATTTAAAAGCTAAAAGACCCTCTTATTCAGTTCTTGACACTTTTTTAATTGAGAATAAGTTAAAGATAAAAATACGTTCTTGGAAAGAAGCTCTTAAGGATTATATAGAAAAGGTTTAAAAACTCTGACCAAGCCCAAGATAAAAGAAAACTTCCCTTGTTTTTATAAAATGATTATTAGTTGCTAAATCTACTCTGAAAGGAAGTATACCGAAATAATATCTAACACCGATACCGAAACCAAATGCATTATTTTTAAAAAATTTATAAGAAAAAATATTTGAATTTGAACCTGTATCAAAAAAAAGAACAAATTGTAAATAATCTGTTAAAAATTTTCTTGCTTCGAAATTAAATAAATAAAAGTTAGTTCCACTTCTTATACCTCTTATATCAAAATCCCCAACTGAATATCTCTTTACACCCCTTAAGCTTCCTTCACCACCAAGTAAAAACCTCTCGGAATAAGGAACTATTTCAGTTGGAATATAAGGAATAACATGTCCTCCTGAGATTTTAAAAGCAAAGGTATAGGTTTTAACTGTTTCAAAAAAAGAATAACTATAACCCATTTTAATTATATTTTCTGTTCCACCAAAAATTGATCCATATGTATTTATATAACTGTGGAAGTGATAACCGCTTTTTGTATTCAGGATATTATCCCTTAAATCCTGTGAATAGGAAAAACCCATACCATTCAAATAGAATAGATCTTCTCCTTTCTCTATACTTTTTATATTCTGCCAGATAAAACTATTTTCAAAAACCCAGAAATTCCTCTTTATAATATATCTTGATTGAAAACCAAACCTTCTAACATCCTCAATTCTGTCAATGTAATAAAAGGGTAAAAGTTCAAGTATATTTTTTCTTATAAAAAAATTCGGATCTTGATATCTTATTGATATTTCTTCATGTAAAAAAATTTTTGAATTAAATTGAAATCTTGTTAAAAGAGCAAGCTTTTGTGCGTTATTGAAAATATTGAGGTGTTCAAGTTCAAATTTAGCTTGGGAAAATCCGTCACTTGAATAACCATAACCAGTTCTCAAAGCTCTCATTTTCTCTTCTCTCAAATTAAAAGAAATAACTGCCTCTGTTGAATCAGAGTTGGGTAATATCTCATAACTTACACTTCTTATGATACCCAGTGAATACAGATTTTTTATTGAAATATAAATTTTATCAAAAGAGATGTATTCTCCTTCCTTTAACTCTATAGCATCAAGAGCAATTTTTTTTCTCGTTTTCTGTGATAAACCTAAAACCTTTATCTCTTTTATTTTAATTTTTTTACCAGGTTTTAAATTATATAAAATTTTTAGAGTATCAGCATTTTTTTCCTCTATTCTTTCGTAATTAAAGAAAACAAACCCATTGTTTGTGAAGTAAGTGTAAAGTTTTTCTTCAAACTGAGATAAAATATCCTCTGAATAATAAAAAGGCATTTTTTTCTTTAAAAATTTCAGAAGGTAATTAAAGGAATCGGGTAAAAGCAAAATTTCTTTGATTATTTTTCTCTCCCCTTCATAAATGTAAACATAAAGGATATCATTTTCATCTATTTTTGTTATTTTATAGTCAATTATTCTAAAATCAAGATATCCATTTGATTTGTAAAAATTCTCAACCTTGTTTAAACCTGTTAAAATTAAAAAACTTTTAATTTCTTTATTAAGAGGTATTCCTGAAACTTTTATTAGTTTTTTATTGCTAAAAACCTTTGGTTCAAGGAAATATATATCTTTAAGTTTGTAAGTAGAAACAAGCTGATTAAAAATAGAATATATTAATAAATTATTCCAGAAGATTTGACCTATAATCTTTTACACCTTCCTTACTTATCAATTCCTGCTGAAATGAATTAAAAATTTTTCTCTGTAAGTCTGAGAGATAATTCTGATAGTAATCATTAATCTTTGCTGATACTTCATCAGGAGAAGGCTCCTTTTTATCAATCAATTCAATAACTATAACAGAACCAGGAACATTCACTTTTTTCTTTTCACCTTTTTCCATTTTTACAAGAGTCCCCAAAATTCTATCAGGATCAGCTATACCAAAGACCCTATCATAGAAATTTACATTATTAAAATCCCTAACAATAACTAAATTTTTATCATAATCCTCACCCTTTATAATTTTTTCAGCAATATTTAAACCCATCTTCTCTTT
Coding sequences within:
- the rfbD gene encoding dTDP-4-dehydrorhamnose reductase; protein product: MKILLTGATGMLGNKILEKIDYDFIKPDRKSLDLSKPEELINFLKKLPEVDGIWHIGAYTDVEKAEIDEENCYLVNWISTKILTEFSIRKNIRILYISTDYVFDGFKNSPYKEWDKTNPLNVYGKSKLFGEKEVLRNKEGLVIRTSWLFGEKGKNFVTKIIEKAEKEKELKVVIDQCGCPTYTEDLALALKMLWENNESGIFHFSNRDEVSWFEFAKEILNLLGIKKYIKPVLQEELNLKAKRPSYSVLDTFLIENKLKIKIRSWKEALKDYIEKV
- a CDS encoding BamA/TamA family outer membrane protein — protein: MPFYYSEDILSQFEEKLYTYFTNNGFVFFNYERIEEKNADTLKILYNLKPGKKIKIKEIKVLGLSQKTRKKIALDAIELKEGEYISFDKIYISIKNLYSLGIIRSVSYEILPNSDSTEAVISFNLREEKMRALRTGYGYSSDGFSQAKFELEHLNIFNNAQKLALLTRFQFNSKIFLHEEISIRYQDPNFFIRKNILELLPFYYIDRIEDVRRFGFQSRYIIKRNFWVFENSFIWQNIKSIEKGEDLFYLNGMGFSYSQDLRDNILNTKSGYHFHSYINTYGSIFGGTENIIKMGYSYSFFETVKTYTFAFKISGGHVIPYIPTEIVPYSERFLLGGEGSLRGVKRYSVGDFDIRGIRSGTNFYLFNFEARKFLTDYLQFVLFFDTGSNSNIFSYKFFKNNAFGFGIGVRYYFGILPFRVDLATNNHFIKTREVFFYLGLGQSF